A window from Chitinophaga filiformis encodes these proteins:
- a CDS encoding helix-turn-helix transcriptional regulator yields MNRIDRLSAILIQLQGKKVVRAAEIAERFDISLRTVYRDVRALQEAGVPVGAEAGTGYYLVEGYHLPPVMFSREEAAALLTGEKLMANLSDHSNRKEFSNAMQKIKAVLRGSEKDFLESLEDNIAVVSRRPPVGEEFPNRFLSDIQYALGKQQILQLDYFALHNETLTKREVEPIGIIFMSGNWYLIAWCRLRHGYRNFRMDRIKNVSVSAETYDRNRHITLKEYIDKYGEYDTQPHEVKVRFPAAFARRIGDQKFYYGLIEERTVGECTEMTFMAPCLIWFGRWLLTWGAAPEIIAPAELTERMQILAMEIKQHYLEPRAHS; encoded by the coding sequence ATGAACAGGATTGACCGTCTTTCTGCGATTCTTATCCAGCTACAGGGCAAAAAAGTAGTACGTGCCGCCGAAATAGCGGAGCGTTTCGACATCAGCCTTCGTACAGTATACCGGGACGTCAGGGCGCTCCAGGAAGCTGGCGTGCCTGTAGGCGCAGAAGCAGGTACAGGTTATTACCTGGTGGAAGGCTACCACCTGCCCCCTGTCATGTTCAGCAGGGAAGAGGCCGCTGCATTGCTGACCGGTGAAAAGCTGATGGCCAACCTGAGTGACCATTCCAACAGGAAGGAATTCAGTAATGCCATGCAGAAGATCAAGGCTGTACTGAGAGGCAGCGAAAAAGATTTCCTCGAATCGCTGGAAGACAATATTGCGGTGGTGAGCCGTCGTCCGCCGGTGGGCGAAGAATTCCCCAACCGTTTTCTTTCTGACATCCAATACGCGCTGGGCAAGCAGCAGATACTCCAGCTGGATTATTTTGCCCTTCATAATGAGACACTTACGAAAAGAGAGGTAGAACCGATCGGGATCATTTTCATGAGTGGCAACTGGTACCTGATTGCCTGGTGCCGCCTGCGGCATGGCTACCGGAACTTCCGGATGGACCGTATTAAGAACGTTTCCGTTTCTGCAGAGACCTACGACAGGAACCGGCATATTACCCTCAAAGAGTATATAGATAAATATGGCGAATACGACACACAGCCCCATGAGGTGAAGGTCCGCTTCCCGGCTGCATTTGCCCGTCGTATAGGAGATCAGAAGTTCTATTATGGCCTCATCGAAGAGCGGACGGTGGGAGAATGCACCGAAATGACCTTTATGGCGCCCTGCCTCATATGGTTCGGCCGCTGGCTGCTTACATGGGGTGCAGCACCTGAAATTATTGCACCTGCCGAGCTCACGGAAAGGATGCAGATACTGGCAATGGAAATAAAACAACATTATTTAGAACCCCGCGCTCACTCCTGA
- a CDS encoding GyrI-like domain-containing protein, protein MSKTDLISLHKALYTAQAQPAIIFVPAGHYIAINGQGDPNGPLFAASTQALYTAAYSIKNIYKQSGQDFTVSKLEGTWWVNTNTHNPLAVPREEWQWQLLIRMPDYVVSAVVQQTLKAAFVKKQLPLLQQVSLIALAEGKSVQILHTGPYSEEPATLKVMEDFMKKEGLTWNGRHHEIYLSDPRKTAPERMRTILRQPVK, encoded by the coding sequence ATGTCAAAAACAGACCTTATCAGCCTGCATAAAGCGCTTTATACTGCGCAGGCGCAGCCGGCAATTATCTTCGTGCCTGCCGGTCATTACATTGCCATCAATGGCCAGGGAGACCCCAACGGCCCCCTGTTTGCTGCCAGTACGCAGGCATTATATACTGCCGCTTACAGCATAAAAAATATATACAAACAATCCGGGCAGGATTTTACTGTCAGCAAACTGGAAGGCACCTGGTGGGTGAACACCAACACGCACAATCCGCTTGCAGTACCCAGGGAGGAATGGCAGTGGCAATTACTGATCCGCATGCCGGATTATGTGGTCAGCGCGGTGGTGCAGCAAACGTTAAAAGCGGCATTCGTGAAGAAACAATTGCCGCTGTTACAACAGGTATCGCTGATTGCGCTGGCAGAAGGAAAAAGTGTGCAGATACTGCATACCGGGCCCTATTCCGAAGAACCGGCCACATTGAAAGTAATGGAAGATTTTATGAAGAAGGAAGGCCTGACGTGGAATGGCAGACATCACGAGATCTATCTTTCAGATCCGCGCAAAACAGCGCCGGAAAGGATGAGAACGATCCTGCGGCAACCTGTAAAGTAA
- the rnc gene encoding ribonuclease III produces MKLLPGFLYRFVPKKRSLYKDLYNLLGFAPGNFSLYEVALSHRSSKEKFLESNERLEYLGDAILGAIIGDYLFKKYPYKTEGYLTEMRSKIVNRQQLNDIAIKMGLRKLTIYDKYNSFLKISQIFGNTLEALVGAVYLDKGYNRTKQFVHQRLIVPYIDLEQLENVEMNHKNKLYGWANKHGKTLEFDLLEEQMDNGRRIFTVGAVVDGELICSGKAFNKKDASQIAAQQAIELLGLGEK; encoded by the coding sequence GTGAAATTACTGCCAGGATTTTTATATCGATTCGTTCCTAAAAAAAGGAGCCTTTACAAGGACCTTTACAATTTGCTGGGGTTTGCCCCGGGCAACTTCTCATTGTATGAGGTAGCACTCAGCCACAGGTCCAGCAAGGAAAAATTCCTTGAAAGCAATGAACGCCTGGAATATCTTGGCGATGCAATACTTGGCGCTATCATCGGCGACTACCTCTTCAAAAAGTATCCTTACAAAACAGAAGGTTACCTGACCGAAATGCGGTCTAAGATCGTTAACCGTCAGCAGCTTAATGATATTGCTATCAAAATGGGTCTGCGTAAACTGACCATCTACGATAAATACAACAGCTTCCTGAAGATCAGCCAGATCTTTGGTAATACCCTCGAAGCACTGGTCGGCGCTGTATACCTGGACAAAGGTTACAACAGGACCAAACAATTCGTACATCAACGCCTTATCGTTCCCTACATCGACCTGGAACAGCTCGAGAATGTAGAGATGAACCATAAGAACAAGTTGTACGGATGGGCCAATAAACACGGCAAGACCCTGGAGTTCGACCTGCTGGAAGAACAAATGGACAATGGCCGTCGCATATTCACCGTAGGCGCCGTGGTAGATGGTGAACTGATATGCAGTGGCAAAGCCTTCAATAAAAAGGACGCCAGCCAGATAGCCGCCCAGCAGGCCATTGAACTGTTAGGTCTCGGCGAAAAATAA
- the fabF gene encoding beta-ketoacyl-ACP synthase II, translating to MQPRRVVVTGLGALTPLGNSVSDFWKGLTDGVSGAGPITLFDAAKFKTRFACELKNFDATNFLDKKDARKMDPFTQTAVIAADQAVQDAGIDRNTVNTDRVGVIWASGIGGMINFCQEMKEFGQGDGTPRFSPFLIPRLILDIAAGHISIRHGFRGPNFSVVSACASATNAIIEAMLYIQYGKADVMITGGSENVINEACIGGFNAMKALSERNDDPATASRPFDLDRDGFVMGEGAGGLVLESYEHATARGAKIYAELAGGGATADAYHLTAPHPEGLGAMNVMRLALADAGMQPHDIDYINVHGTSTPLGDVAEVKAIQQVFGEHAYNMNISSTKSMTGHLLGAAGAIESIAAIMSIIHGIVPPTINHFTKDPELDPKLNFTFNVAQRREINAALSNTFGFGGHNASVIFKKFVA from the coding sequence ATGCAACCAAGACGAGTAGTCGTTACAGGTTTAGGCGCACTTACACCGCTCGGCAATTCTGTTTCCGATTTCTGGAAGGGATTGACGGACGGTGTATCCGGTGCCGGCCCTATTACACTTTTTGATGCTGCCAAGTTCAAGACCCGTTTTGCTTGCGAACTGAAGAACTTTGACGCTACCAATTTCCTGGATAAAAAGGATGCCCGCAAGATGGATCCTTTTACGCAGACGGCCGTTATAGCCGCTGACCAGGCCGTACAAGATGCCGGGATTGACCGCAATACTGTTAATACAGACAGGGTTGGGGTGATCTGGGCTTCCGGTATTGGCGGTATGATCAACTTTTGCCAGGAAATGAAAGAGTTTGGTCAGGGAGACGGAACTCCCCGTTTCAGTCCTTTCCTGATCCCCCGCTTAATTCTCGATATCGCAGCCGGGCATATTTCCATCCGCCACGGATTCAGAGGCCCTAACTTCTCAGTTGTTTCTGCCTGCGCTTCTGCTACAAATGCTATTATTGAGGCTATGCTGTACATACAGTATGGCAAAGCAGATGTAATGATCACCGGAGGATCAGAAAATGTTATTAACGAAGCCTGTATAGGTGGGTTTAATGCCATGAAAGCCCTTTCCGAAAGAAACGATGACCCGGCAACTGCTTCCCGTCCCTTTGATCTTGACAGAGATGGCTTTGTCATGGGTGAAGGCGCCGGTGGGCTGGTGTTAGAATCCTATGAACATGCGACGGCAAGAGGTGCTAAAATTTACGCTGAACTGGCCGGAGGCGGTGCAACTGCAGATGCCTATCACCTTACAGCGCCACATCCGGAAGGATTAGGTGCAATGAATGTAATGCGGCTAGCCTTGGCAGATGCGGGAATGCAACCCCATGATATTGATTATATTAATGTGCACGGAACTTCCACTCCTCTCGGAGATGTAGCGGAAGTAAAAGCGATACAACAGGTTTTTGGGGAACATGCTTACAACATGAACATCAGTTCCACAAAATCCATGACCGGGCACCTGTTGGGAGCTGCGGGAGCAATCGAATCCATAGCAGCAATTATGTCTATAATACATGGCATTGTACCTCCTACCATCAATCATTTTACAAAGGATCCCGAACTGGATCCCAAATTAAATTTTACCTTTAACGTCGCACAACGTAGAGAAATCAACGCTGCATTAAGTAACACCTTCGGATTTGGTGGCCATAATGCATCAGTTATTTTCAAAAAATTTGTTGCTTGA
- a CDS encoding acyl carrier protein yields MSDIASRVKKIIIDKLGVDEAEVTPEASFTNDLGADSLDTVELIMEFEKEFNISIPDEQAETITTVGQAVAYLEEHVK; encoded by the coding sequence ATGTCAGACATTGCATCAAGAGTTAAAAAGATCATTATTGACAAATTGGGCGTTGACGAAGCCGAGGTAACTCCTGAAGCCAGCTTTACCAACGACCTGGGCGCTGACTCTTTGGATACGGTAGAACTGATCATGGAATTCGAAAAAGAATTCAACATCTCCATTCCTGACGAACAAGCTGAAACTATTACTACTGTTGGCCAGGCAGTTGCCTACCTGGAAGAACATGTGAAATAA
- a CDS encoding efflux RND transporter periplasmic adaptor subunit, giving the protein MAGNKKILKTVLFLIVAAVVIGFIITKATTPGKKAEKAPDKAAGGGKAGGAKNLLVDAYVVKTTSLNETIEASGTLQSNEEVQIQAEITGRVTGLFFKEGTQVSKGTLLVKIYDEDLKAQLQKLELQRQLAKTTLERQENLLKINGISRQDVDVTRNQVSAYGADIEYTRTQLQKTELRAPFSGRLGLRNISLGAIVTPTTIITTLQQLDPLKVDFSVPEKYRTAINQGDQVDFKVAGDQQTYKGHIYAIDPKIDLSTRTIKIRALVPNAGKLFPGAFARVQVSLKNMPDALMIPTQAVIPGTRDKKVAIADSGKAKFVIVETGIRNADNVQITSGLKPGDTVITSGIMQLRPGMVLKYNEIK; this is encoded by the coding sequence ATGGCTGGCAATAAGAAGATCCTGAAGACGGTTTTATTCCTGATAGTGGCTGCTGTCGTTATCGGTTTTATTATCACAAAAGCAACTACTCCGGGGAAAAAAGCAGAAAAAGCACCAGACAAAGCTGCTGGTGGCGGTAAAGCGGGTGGCGCCAAAAACCTCCTGGTGGATGCTTATGTGGTTAAAACCACCTCTCTGAATGAAACCATCGAAGCGAGCGGTACACTGCAAAGCAATGAAGAAGTACAGATACAGGCAGAGATCACCGGCCGTGTTACAGGTCTCTTTTTTAAAGAAGGTACGCAGGTCTCCAAAGGTACCCTGCTGGTAAAGATCTACGATGAAGATCTGAAAGCGCAGTTACAAAAACTGGAACTGCAGCGCCAACTGGCTAAAACAACCCTCGAAAGACAGGAGAATCTGTTAAAGATCAATGGTATCAGTCGCCAGGATGTAGATGTTACCCGCAACCAGGTAAGCGCCTACGGCGCCGATATCGAGTATACACGTACCCAGTTACAGAAAACAGAACTGCGGGCGCCCTTTTCCGGCAGACTGGGGCTCCGTAACATCAGCCTTGGCGCTATCGTAACACCTACCACTATTATTACTACCCTCCAGCAGCTGGACCCCTTGAAAGTTGACTTCTCCGTTCCGGAGAAATACCGTACAGCCATCAACCAGGGAGACCAGGTGGACTTTAAGGTGGCCGGCGATCAGCAAACTTATAAAGGTCATATATATGCGATCGACCCTAAGATCGATCTCTCTACCCGCACTATTAAAATAAGGGCCCTCGTGCCTAATGCCGGTAAATTATTCCCCGGCGCCTTCGCCCGCGTGCAGGTCTCACTGAAAAATATGCCTGATGCCCTCATGATACCTACACAGGCCGTTATTCCAGGTACACGCGATAAAAAAGTAGCTATCGCAGACAGCGGAAAAGCGAAATTTGTAATAGTAGAAACAGGCATCCGCAATGCGGACAATGTACAGATCACCAGCGGCCTCAAGCCCGGCGATACTGTGATCACAAGTGGTATCATGCAGCTCAGACCAGGGATGGTGCTTAAATACAACGAGATTAAATAG
- a CDS encoding efflux RND transporter permease subunit, with translation MSLPSLSLKRPVFAIVMNIIIVIFGVVGFNFLGVRDFPAIDPPIVNVRTSYAGANSDIIETQITEPLEKSINGIAGIKNISSSSSQGSSNITVEFELGIDLEAAANDVRDKVSQALRSLPPDIDAPPVVSKEDANSDYILSMTVQSNVRNQLEITEYANNVLLERLQTIPGVSSIRILGEKKFAMRLWMDPARLSAYSLTPTDVQAALAKENVELPSGKIAGNATELTVRTFGRLNTEDDFNNLIIKNENGNVIHFRDVGQAVLGPENEETILKESGVPMIALALTPQPGSNYVAITDEFYKRYEQLKKDLPDDITTNIAIDNTKFIRKSIEEVEETLIVALVLVIIIIYLFFRDWLMAFRPLVDIPVSLIAAFFIMYLCGFTINILTLLAIVLATGLVVDDGIVVTENIYKKIEAGMPRMKAAKEGSEEIFFAVIATSITLAFVFLPIVFLQGFVGRLFREFGIVVAGAVLISAFVSLTLTPVLNVKLGRKTHKHSWFYEKTEPFFTGMESGYQRALEAFMRMRWIATLIVLSCLALIYLIFKTLPSELAPIEDRSQFRLSITAPEGTSYDYMDSYMDGLTQFMIDSIPEKKILITVTSPGFGGGAVNSGFANVVLTEPKERDRSQKQIVNMVNRNMFRFPEGKVFAIEQQTIQVGRRGGLPVAFVLQHINFDSLSAALPQFLEEANNDPTFAAVDVDLKFNKPELRIQINRAKASELGVSVDDISQTLQLALSNLRYGYFIRNGKQYQVMGQVYRGARDKPTDLQNIYVRNSRGEAIQLDNVVTIDEETSPPVIYHFNRYKSATISASLAPGKTIGDGINAMYGIYNRLKQKGVLNDNYVYALAGSSRDYAESGSNTMFALILALVLIYLVLAAQFESWVDPLIIMITVPLAFAGALLSLWLFGQTWNIFSQIGVIMLIGLVTKNGILIVEFANHKRDEGYTRSRAAIEASAMRLRPILMTSLAMALGALPIAMSLGAAATSRIPLGIVIVGGIVFSLILTLFVIPAMYTFLSRRKPASHSIEEEETEKPSVHA, from the coding sequence ATGAGTCTCCCTTCTCTATCGCTTAAACGACCCGTATTCGCCATCGTGATGAATATCATCATCGTGATATTCGGCGTGGTGGGATTCAACTTCCTGGGGGTAAGGGATTTTCCCGCCATTGATCCCCCCATCGTGAACGTGCGTACCTCCTATGCAGGCGCCAACTCCGATATCATCGAAACACAGATCACCGAACCATTGGAAAAGTCGATCAATGGTATAGCCGGTATCAAAAATATTTCTTCTTCCAGCAGCCAGGGCTCCAGCAATATTACCGTCGAGTTTGAACTGGGCATTGACCTCGAAGCTGCGGCCAACGACGTACGCGACAAGGTATCGCAGGCCCTCCGCAGCCTGCCGCCGGACATTGATGCACCACCGGTTGTATCAAAAGAAGACGCCAACTCAGACTATATTCTGTCTATGACAGTGCAGAGCAATGTGCGCAATCAGCTGGAAATCACCGAATACGCCAACAACGTACTGCTGGAAAGACTGCAAACCATTCCCGGCGTCAGCTCCATCCGCATACTGGGGGAAAAGAAATTCGCCATGCGACTCTGGATGGATCCTGCCCGCCTTTCGGCCTACAGCCTCACACCTACAGACGTACAGGCTGCGCTTGCTAAGGAGAACGTGGAACTGCCCTCAGGTAAAATAGCTGGTAATGCGACCGAACTGACTGTGCGTACTTTTGGCCGTTTAAACACGGAAGATGATTTCAATAACCTGATCATCAAAAATGAAAATGGTAATGTGATCCACTTTCGCGACGTAGGCCAGGCCGTGCTCGGCCCGGAAAACGAGGAAACTATCCTTAAGGAATCCGGCGTTCCTATGATCGCGCTCGCTTTAACACCGCAGCCCGGTTCTAACTATGTGGCTATAACGGATGAGTTCTATAAACGTTATGAACAGCTGAAGAAAGACCTGCCGGATGATATCACTACCAACATTGCTATCGACAATACTAAGTTTATCCGGAAATCTATTGAAGAGGTGGAAGAAACCCTCATCGTGGCATTGGTACTGGTGATCATCATTATATATCTCTTCTTCCGCGACTGGCTCATGGCCTTCCGTCCCCTGGTGGATATTCCTGTATCCCTCATTGCGGCATTCTTCATTATGTATCTCTGCGGCTTTACGATAAACATCCTGACACTACTTGCAATAGTACTGGCCACGGGGCTGGTGGTGGATGATGGTATTGTGGTGACGGAAAATATCTATAAAAAGATAGAAGCCGGGATGCCCCGTATGAAAGCCGCCAAGGAAGGGTCAGAAGAGATCTTCTTTGCGGTAATTGCCACCTCCATCACACTGGCTTTCGTATTCCTGCCCATCGTATTCCTGCAGGGATTTGTGGGAAGACTGTTCAGGGAATTCGGGATCGTTGTAGCAGGCGCCGTACTGATATCGGCCTTTGTATCTCTGACGCTGACACCGGTGCTGAACGTAAAGCTCGGCCGTAAAACGCATAAACACTCCTGGTTCTATGAAAAGACAGAGCCTTTCTTCACAGGCATGGAATCCGGCTACCAGCGGGCATTGGAAGCGTTCATGCGCATGCGCTGGATAGCTACCCTGATAGTACTGTCCTGCCTTGCGCTCATCTACCTTATATTTAAGACGCTGCCCTCAGAACTGGCTCCAATAGAGGACCGCAGCCAGTTCCGTTTGTCCATTACGGCTCCTGAAGGTACTTCCTACGATTATATGGATAGTTACATGGATGGCCTTACGCAGTTCATGATCGATTCCATTCCGGAAAAAAAGATCCTCATCACTGTTACTTCTCCCGGCTTTGGCGGTGGCGCGGTAAACTCCGGCTTTGCGAATGTGGTGCTCACAGAACCTAAGGAACGTGATCGTTCGCAAAAACAGATCGTGAACATGGTAAACCGTAACATGTTCCGTTTCCCGGAAGGTAAAGTCTTTGCCATCGAACAACAGACCATCCAGGTAGGACGCCGTGGCGGCCTCCCTGTTGCTTTCGTATTACAGCACATCAACTTTGACAGCCTCTCTGCAGCACTGCCGCAATTCCTGGAAGAAGCCAACAACGATCCTACTTTCGCAGCTGTTGACGTAGATCTGAAATTTAACAAACCAGAACTGCGTATCCAGATCAACCGTGCCAAAGCTAGTGAGCTGGGCGTATCTGTAGACGATATATCACAAACCTTACAGCTTGCGCTGAGTAACCTGCGCTATGGCTACTTTATACGTAACGGTAAACAATACCAGGTAATGGGACAGGTATACCGTGGCGCACGCGATAAACCAACTGACCTGCAGAATATCTATGTACGTAACAGCCGTGGAGAAGCTATTCAGCTGGACAACGTAGTGACGATAGATGAAGAGACCAGTCCTCCTGTTATTTATCACTTCAACCGTTATAAATCTGCTACCATCTCTGCCAGTCTCGCACCTGGTAAAACCATCGGCGATGGTATCAATGCCATGTATGGCATCTACAATCGCCTGAAGCAGAAAGGTGTGCTGAACGACAACTATGTGTATGCACTGGCAGGTTCTTCCCGCGACTATGCAGAAAGTGGATCCAACACGATGTTTGCGTTGATACTGGCATTGGTGCTGATCTACCTTGTACTGGCCGCACAGTTTGAAAGCTGGGTCGATCCTTTGATCATCATGATAACAGTACCGCTGGCTTTCGCAGGGGCATTGCTCTCGCTCTGGTTATTTGGCCAGACATGGAATATCTTCTCCCAGATCGGTGTGATCATGCTGATAGGCCTTGTTACCAAAAACGGTATCCTGATCGTGGAATTTGCCAACCACAAACGCGATGAAGGATATACCAGGTCCAGGGCTGCTATTGAAGCATCTGCCATGCGTCTGCGTCCCATCCTGATGACCAGCCTGGCGATGGCACTTGGCGCATTGCCTATTGCAATGTCGCTCGGCGCTGCAGCCACCAGCCGTATACCATTGGGTATTGTGATAGTGGGTGGTATCGTGTTCTCACTGATCCTGACACTATTTGTAATACCGGCGATGTATACATTCTTATCCAGGAGGAAACCTGCATCACACAGCATTGAAGAGGAAGAGACGGAGAAGCCATCAGTGCATGCATAA
- a CDS encoding TolC family protein produces the protein MKRTFLYFSLLLGTAVHAQQVLTPEQAIDLALKNNYDIRLAKNDAAITANDYAYANLAFAPRVNATANKVWNLTQTKQEFANGSKRDTSGIHASSLSANVSLAWTLFDGLKMFATRQKLESLRDLGELAVKDQVVTTVANIIAGYYNVVQQKQQLRNLAEQLSISEERVKLSDAKFQTGLGPKTDWLQSKVDYNALKASYLRQQTLIEQSKATLNQLMAVEAGNTQYDVLDTIPLNMELSYGGLRQEALQKNTGLMVAQQNLRVSQLQLKESKGDYFPVINFNSAYNYSRVNSNAATNSFSPIYNQNGVISYGFSATIPIFNGLNVKRQVNAAKLNVGYQQLALENTRTIVDLSLTTAFKDYEYYKTALTLEDENLGLARENVMVAMERFRQGVSTVIEMKEAQQSLEDAYNRLINARYNVKLAETQLLRLNGALVK, from the coding sequence ATGAAACGTACATTTCTATATTTCTCTTTATTACTGGGCACCGCTGTACATGCACAGCAGGTGCTTACGCCTGAACAGGCGATAGACCTGGCATTAAAGAACAACTACGATATCCGCCTGGCAAAAAATGATGCAGCGATCACGGCTAACGATTACGCCTATGCTAATCTGGCCTTTGCGCCCCGTGTAAATGCTACTGCCAATAAAGTGTGGAACCTGACGCAGACCAAACAGGAATTTGCCAATGGCAGCAAACGTGATACCAGTGGTATTCATGCCAGCAGCCTAAGCGCCAATGTAAGTCTTGCATGGACATTATTTGATGGATTAAAGATGTTTGCCACCAGGCAGAAACTCGAATCGCTCCGCGATCTTGGCGAGCTGGCTGTAAAAGACCAGGTTGTCACCACCGTGGCTAACATCATTGCCGGCTATTACAATGTGGTACAGCAAAAGCAACAATTGCGCAACCTTGCAGAACAATTATCCATATCAGAAGAAAGGGTAAAACTGTCTGATGCAAAATTCCAGACCGGGCTGGGACCTAAAACAGACTGGCTGCAATCGAAGGTTGACTACAATGCATTGAAAGCATCTTATCTGCGTCAGCAAACACTGATAGAACAAAGCAAAGCAACGTTGAACCAGCTGATGGCCGTTGAAGCAGGTAATACACAATATGATGTGCTGGACACCATTCCGCTGAACATGGAGCTTTCCTATGGCGGTTTAAGACAGGAAGCGCTGCAAAAGAACACCGGTTTGATGGTTGCACAGCAAAATCTCAGGGTGTCTCAGCTACAGCTGAAAGAGAGCAAGGGAGATTATTTTCCGGTGATCAATTTCAACTCTGCCTATAATTATTCAAGAGTTAATTCCAATGCAGCTACCAACTCATTCAGCCCTATATACAATCAGAATGGTGTGATCAGCTATGGATTCTCTGCTACTATTCCCATTTTCAACGGGTTGAATGTTAAAAGGCAGGTGAACGCTGCGAAACTGAACGTAGGTTATCAGCAGCTGGCCCTGGAGAATACCCGTACAATAGTAGACCTTTCCCTCACTACTGCTTTCAAGGATTATGAGTATTACAAAACCGCCCTTACGCTGGAAGATGAAAACCTGGGGCTGGCAAGAGAGAATGTGATGGTGGCGATGGAACGTTTCAGACAGGGGGTAAGCACGGTGATAGAAATGAAGGAAGCACAGCAAAGCCTGGAAGATGCTTACAACAGATTGATCAATGCGCGCTATAATGTTAAGCTGGCGGAAACGCAGCTGCTGAGGTTGAATGGTGCACTTGTGAAATAA
- a CDS encoding carboxypeptidase-like regulatory domain-containing protein, with protein sequence MPRRILQLSGCIGALFLYLLFFLQHASAQVRVSGMVADADNRNGLPGVTIINKATRSGTISNESGRFSIDAMPGDTLEFSILSYYRKALTVPTTSMFINVYLTRQVIGLGQVTVVGKDHKRDSLATREEYGKYFNYHKPGAMDVLKTLPSNPITALTYLVPSKARKRKEHFQEQLVYWEKEKYIDNRYNPELVERMTKLSGDELDTFMLRYRPGYQFLQEATEYDLMLFIKESFKHYQQDKATMPAKKEEQQ encoded by the coding sequence ATGCCTAGACGAATTTTACAACTTTCCGGTTGCATCGGAGCACTGTTTTTATACCTGTTATTCTTTCTGCAGCATGCCAGCGCGCAGGTGAGGGTATCGGGTATGGTTGCAGATGCAGACAACAGAAACGGACTGCCGGGGGTTACTATTATCAATAAAGCGACCCGGAGCGGGACCATCAGCAATGAAAGTGGCCGTTTTTCCATCGACGCGATGCCGGGCGATACACTCGAATTTTCAATTTTAAGCTATTATAGGAAGGCCCTTACAGTACCCACCACCTCCATGTTCATCAATGTCTATCTCACACGCCAGGTCATTGGCCTGGGACAGGTAACTGTAGTGGGAAAGGACCATAAACGCGACTCGCTTGCCACCCGCGAGGAATATGGCAAATATTTCAACTATCATAAGCCTGGGGCGATGGATGTGTTAAAAACACTGCCTTCCAACCCTATCACCGCCCTCACCTACCTGGTGCCCAGTAAGGCGCGCAAGCGTAAAGAGCACTTCCAGGAACAGCTGGTGTACTGGGAAAAGGAAAAGTACATCGACAACCGCTATAACCCTGAACTGGTGGAAAGAATGACAAAATTAAGCGGAGATGAACTCGATACTTTTATGCTGCGGTACAGGCCGGGTTATCAATTTCTCCAGGAGGCTACTGAATATGACCTGATGTTGTTTATCAAGGAGAGCTTCAAACATTACCAGCAGGATAAAGCCACTATGCCGGCAAAGAAAGAGGAACAGCAGTAA